GACAGCTGTCTAGAAAGCAGGAGAAATAAtcgaaaagagagagaacacgggcaaaacaaatacgacatagatttttttttatgcaacgcGTTTGTGACGTCATCAATCCGGCATCACcctaaacacaccgcaacaccGCAAAAATCGGGTGATGGCCAGtgctcatgtgtgtgtataacgcGGCGCGCTTCGACCGCGACACCCAAAAATCTTGATTTGAGCGATTGTTTAGGGGCTCAATTGGATatccaatttttctatgtgtaATATCCAATTTAGTATCCAAAACCCGCGTGTTCAAGTGACTGGGTAGTTTCCGTTCTGCGCTTTGTTCCGTTATTCCGTAcgcgagcgtttcgaagcgttatgcgcGATGCGTTACTATGAGAATTGGCATTATTTTCAATCTTTGAGGCCAATTTATGCAGTCATTTCTTatggcaaaaatatgattttatttttgacaaGTTGCTCAACATACTAACTTTCTAGCGTAAACTTTTTTTCTAGATTTACATTaaagattttgaatgaataaaagctgaaaaaacgcaatttcgagagtttatgaaatacaccgagctagcggaattatgaagaaatgcatcgaaaaaccaaaaacgttaaaagatagtcaacaaatatacaaaaaagtaactgtttacggatttgaagaattttcaaaaatagcgaagttatagcgttttacaagtaggggtcaaaatgacccctaaaaagcattctaggtataGTCAAGTTGGctctcggaactggtcgaacagaaaaatctgaaatttttgttttagatatagctttggattttaagaaaagttttttttttttgtaaaaatatttagccgttttcgagatattaaaatcgaaaagtgCGTTGTGGTCAAAATGAGcccaatttggattctagtgttaagtactttaaaataatattacgACGGCCAGGGAAGTAGTCACCCTTGCGGTAGCTGGCCCGAACTTTCGCCATAGCCTGcaaaagtatttatttttttcatgtttttcagttATGGTGTAGAGTTCACGAACCATGCTGCTTGTTATgggtttcaaatttgtttgaatagaCCCTACTTTCATCCAGTGTTGTGTTTAGATTCATTCATGAATATTTTTGGATACGAATCTTTAAACGTTGATGAATCTTACGAAATCatggatctttcacgaatcttgATGATTCTTTAATTGGCGTGGTTCATACGACAACAAAAAGCGAGTCTTtagttttctgttcttttaacaTTAATGAATTTTGGGGAGTCATGAATCTGTCATTAAAAGATTCGTGAATCTCTTAAACGAAGCAAAGAATCATTCCGATTAATGAATTTGAATCGGAAATACACAGCTCTAGTTTCAACAGCTCCGACGATCTTCAGTTATGATTAACTAGGGCTTATTCCGAACGAAGTCGTCAACGCTAATCAATCGTATAGCAAATAGACGGTCGTCTAATAAACGGCTCGAAAAAGGTACCCCGAACGAATTTCATGAACGATCGTTAATATGATATACGATCGATAATACAATAAGCTCGAGCAGTTTTAATTCCCCTCAATACTCACACATAGCTTTTTGGCGACTGTGTTGCAACTAGAATAGCGACTATTTCATCTCCTCTCTTCTCGCCGGGCCGTAGAACATCCAACACTGGGCAAAAATATCGGTTAGCACTAGTGTGTATTCTTTAGATTCATCGTCGCGCTATTGAACATGTTCGTCGTGGGTAGATCAATGATCAAATCGGACGCTTTCTCATGGACAGGTTGGCGTTATCGACTGCTCTTTAGTCATCGACAACTAAACGGTCGTCATTGCTGTAGATTAAGCTTATGTGATACCTATAGCGATCGTTAACTCAACTGCTCGACAAATTTACTCACAGATGGCAGAGCTCAAAGGATTTTATTGACGATTATTTCGACGATCGTCTGTTTGAACGGATGTGATAGGTTTGCAACCGATTTTACTCAAAacgatcgtttatttttagatTAACGATAGTTTACCTTTGATGATTTCGTTCGGAATAGGCCCTACTGTTTAACTCATTCTCTTCATGttgttttccaacaaaatAAGCCACTTCCGGAAGCCATTGCGTGCTGCATAACTTTCCATACGCCCCTGTCTCTCCAACTCTTGTATCACATTTGGGTCCCGCAGCATGCTCCGTGACCGGAACCCGACTTTTAAATGAACGTTCCTTCATAAGTGataaaatactaaaaaatcCACATTAGATGAGTTCAGCTGTTCATGTTCGTTCCGCGGtaaagcttttttttgtttaacgtcAGGGGAATCTTCTAAGGGGCTTACGCAAGGCCCTTGCGCTAACACTGCTGGACGTGTCCTGTTGTGGTTGTGGCTACCACCCCCTTTTTACGCTGATCGGCGCCGCTACCTTGAACCTGCGTTAGAGATTCAGGGCTCAAaggtatttgtttatttttcacgtGGATGAGTTTACTCTTTTAACCACAACGGCTACAATTGAGATAATAACGATGTCAAATTTCTTGTGAACGCTAAACAAATGCTTCTTTCAATTAtgctttaaaagaaaaaggttagcgtgtttcgttttagtttgaaaaatcgttaaattttgtccatttgtttttaatgaaaacgtTATATGGAATGTTAATTAGCTAAGTTTGATAAAGATGTAGCATAACATTAATGCCTTTatggcagcgctctgtgaacagtccaacaaaccagacaaacacgacactgttCGAAGGGTGCTCTGCCAAAtgtcgtgaagaactgtcactcatccaagcagcaaggtagcagaataCACAAGGTATAACAGTTTCACAGTGGGATAGAGTcctgcacgacaaaatcaaactgttttgttctgtgtcgtgtttgtctgacatgttcgatgcaggttgacagagcacctccatatgattgcatgggtttgattgtttttttttgtcgtgtttgtcgtgtttgtcttgttcgatagctGACAGAGCGCTGCCTATATTTAAGTGCCTAGAGGTATGCAATAGAAAGTTGATCGAAATCGAAAGCTTAAAAAATAAGCTTCAACAAATCACAAATCCCAACAAGTTtctcaagaaaagaaaagctggtctcttaaacattttcaaaaaactCGTTACTTGCTTTTTGGAACCACTATATGGAATCGTTTCGTCATTAATCGTTTTAGTAAAAATTAATCAACGTTGTAATCAGAACAAACGACCGTTACGCCAGGTCAATAGAGAATAGcgatcgtttatttttaaccatcgGTAAAATGAAACGATTTCAAAACAGGTTATTTGAATAAATACcttaacatatttatttttttgttcacattCCTTCCTAATTGAAAATCTGTTTCGGCAATCACCCGGTCCTGAACAACCTGAGTGATGGATGCTATACTGtatttactgttttttttttaaagcaacccTAaaggtttcggtttttgtcATGTTTTATCAGTAGAGCAAATTTCTGAAAATATGTTGTTGCGATTCTTTACTTAAGGTTGATGCTTACTATTTTTTATCGGTCAAGCTgtgatatttttctttctttctagaACAATCGTGCGTATACACAAATCCGAAAGgaatgaaatcaatttttgGATTTGAATCACACACAACGCTGAAGATGGATTTGAAACGTaacaatttcaaaaacataaaaataaagtttgtGAATCATGAAACCACAATCATATAATTGACCTTCAATTTGTCCTTCAAATGTTCAGAAGTTTAATGCACAATACAAttgtataaaacaaatatttattaaCAGATGCAAATTACTGAGAAGCtagtatattttttaattgaaaatttggaaatattttgCAAGCTGCTACATGATCCACTTATAAAAATTCTCCCATCGGTTTGATAACTAGATCATGAatctgaaaaaataataaataaaagtaaattcaTTAATATACTTCCATGCACCAAAAGAAAACGCGCcccaataccctacctgtacATTATCGGGAGTTGTGATGGCATATAAAACCGCTTCGGCAACATCCTCTGGCTTAAGCTTGGGCATGTACTTCACAATTTCATTCTCATTGGAGCTGACCGTTGACAAAATGTCACCTTCTACAAGTCCGGGGCTAATACTCTGCAAAAGCAAATACATTTACCGTTGTTAGAGGTTTGTCAAACTGGTAGACTCTAAATGCAAATCGCATCAAAGTTTATAtgagcaaacgaaaaacatacaGTTACTTTGCATCCCGTATCCAAATAGATGAGTTCTTGTCGGATACATTCAGTGATGGCAGTGACGGCATATTTAGACGCAGGATACATTCCATTCAGTGGTCGCGTTCCCGGTACAGCCTGATGTACCTTGTGTCCAAATATGCTGTTGATGTTAATAATGTGTCCTTTAACGTCTCGTAATTTCATGGATTTTACGGCTTCTCTCGTGCATAAACATAATCCAATTATGTTCGTCTCCATGGTCGTGTAAAGATCGCGAGTATTATTTTTCTCGGTAAGTAGACATTTTGTGATCACGCCGGCGTTGTTTACTAGTATATCAACTCCACCGTACGTGTTCGCGATCCAACCAAATGCGTGCTTCACATCTTCTTCCTCGGTGATATCACATTCTACGCAGTTTAAGTTGCCTGCTACATCGAAGAGACTTGCTCGCAGTTTTTCCACCTTATCCCGGCGCCTTGACAGTGCGCAAACAATCATGCCGGCCTTAACGAGCTCCTTCGCTATGGCGCCACCAATAGCACCACTGGCCCCAGTCACGACTGccacttttccttcccaacGTTTCATTCGTTCACAGATGTCTAATCTGACCGAGGTAGGTGGGGATGCTGTCTCGCCGCTCTCGTTGCCTGCATTGGCCCCATTGGATGCCATGTCAATTGTTCAAGCTTGATTtctgaaaaaatatattaaatttttttttctctatcgaCCCTGATGATTATGAAGCGTGCCAGCTAAGTAATGCTCTACTGATGCGTCATAGTACTATTTGGTATTAGTACCTGAATACTGTTTGTGGTCGATTTATCAAATCGTTACATAGAGTGATAATTTGACCAAACCCGTCTTTAGTGAAGAATTTAATGTGTGAATTATTTCCACGGTTTACGATGTACTGTATTCAAATTTACCTTCAAGTCGAAATATAACAGAAGATACCAAAATTGCcaaaaagaaatcaagcaaattTATAGGGAGTATCTGAATGTCAAAGAAATGTGAGAAGTTCGGCTCACAGTTTGATAatcgaatttttaataaaactttacAAAATCAATTAATACTCAATTGATGCAACAtaataaacattattaaatggtgtttaaacATTATTAAATGGATCCTAATTTCTTCGTTATTCCATTGGTCTTAAAAGAATTTGTAAAAGCGTTCGTTACAATTTCGTTATTTGAAGTTCTTTGTATTTATGAAGAGTTTTATCTGAAAGCCTTTTCTTGAAATTGGTAGAATTagaaaaaatggtttttggtgaaaatcctaattgttttttttttcttttagataATCAGCTACTATCCAATGAATTTCAAGCAAATGATGTGTCGGATAATGTAGAACATTAAGgaagtgtgtttgtttctcataggattttttttcgatttcaacatttaaataaattcttttCATTAATTATAACAATTCTTGATGGTAACCGTGAAAGGCTCTGTTACATtatgtgaaaattaaattagctCCTAttgattgtttcaaatgcTGGCTTTGctgcaaaaataaacatattgaTAGACTTGGAAATAAGTACAACAGCATGTTTGGTTCACTCTTTAATCAACAGATACACTTTTTTACGGCATaacattttctatgaaatttAGCTGGCATTCAGTTGAAATCAAATCGCTTAGTAAAATGTTCTGTTAATTAATTGTTTGATGGCACATTCACATGGTCTATTGATGAAATTTGTCAATTAGCCGTCGTGCACTATACtttctttttgcttcaattGCAGATCTTTGTTAATTAACATACACGATACCATTTTCTGAATAAAATGTCACACAAAGCACTTCTTACATTTGACTTATCCAAAAACCGTTCTTTTAACAGACTATAACTGCACTCGTTGTATAATGAACTAATTGTCACAGGACAGTTAAGCTGCTgcaaactttttcctttttaacacGTAGGCTTGGCTGAAGGATTCTAACGAAATGTCGTATGGCGCTTGGATTGCGACCTATTTATATAATCTTTCCCCAACGGCTTAACGGATATACTTGCTTGATCCACTTTGCACTAACACAAGCTCTGCACTGAAAGACAGCAAATACTAAGGCACGCTATGCATTATTACTAATTTGGTAGCCAAGTGTTGGCAAAGAGCGTCATATTTTCCCCTCATCAGTTTTTTCGTCAGTTCAGGATCCTCTGATTGAGATAGTACAAAAGCGATGGTTTGCAGTATACCGGTATTTGTGTAGAGATAACTCCTCGTCTATCTTTTAATTAAGCGTCATTTTTCAAACGCCAGTGTAATTAATCAGCGTTCGTCAGTGAATGTGTCGTATAATGTTCTATAAGAATAAAACTTACCTTTTCAAACACaaccaattttcattttctattgTATGTGACTTTTTCAGCCCTTATCGATTTATTGTATTCAATATCAGATGCGCTATGAGTTACCGATGCTATGTATTATGCTATGAAAAATATGTGCGGTTCTATGACTGTGTATGTGTTGTGGGATGGGAAAAACTGTAGACAGATTGgtagaacaaaaagaaagaaagagagaataTGTataaaatggtggaaaatgagacaagaaaaataaatattgaagGGAAAGTTATCCCACTGGCGCaatgataaaagaaaaatattgagtGAATAAGGAATGGCTCAGCAATGAATGACAAGGATGGGAAGCGAAAATAGAAACTCTTCTCGCATTTTTAGCATTTGCAACATAAATAAAGCAAATTTATAATCGTGTGTCAGTGTCCACAGTGTTGCTTTCGGCGCTCGGATGATATGTCTTTCTGTAAATATTAAAACTGttggaatgaaatttaaaaataagcacATTCTTCCTTAGTcttctttttaactttttctcaATGCCATTGAGGTGCCGAGCTTCTAAATGAGTAGGTTTATGAAGGATTAGCAAAGTGTACCAAGATTGGAACCGACAGAACGTATCAGTAATTGTTGTCTTAAGATGATGTATATTCATTATTAGAAACACGGTTTAGAAATTAAATGTTGCACTTTAgaccaatttatttttttccactttagACTAACTTAAGATTAATTTAGTTAAGTTAGAACAATATCAGTATTTCAATGGATtggtaattaatttaaaaattaactcTGTCCCTATTTCTTATGCTCTACAAGTAAGGTTTATCCATTGACGTTTACAGACTTTTTAATGGGCACATATAAGTTAGCCGATGAAATCCTGCGATGAACATTATCCACACATGTAGTGTAAACGGATTTATATGAAAAGGCTTCCCATCCAAAGCATTTGTAAAGTGTGCAGATTAACCAATCGGTAGAGGCACAACACTTCTGGGAGTGAAGTTACTGATGAGTCTGCTTAGACATTCCGTCCAAAGCAATATTTATCTTGTTTACCCTTTTCTTTCAAACGACCGTGAAACCATCATTTGGCTTGTTACCGTTCTAAAAAAAGAGATATTTTTACGAGAAAAATGTAGCAAATTAGTTACTTCAGGCCGTCTGAAACCCGCTATCTGCCCAGCATAGACGATCTTCGTGAAGGTGAAATTTTTATTACAGTTTGATTAATTGGGTGAGTAACATTCACATGTTCGAACACGCATTTTCGACCGTTCAAGCATTTGTTTGTATATTTCATTCTATCCTACTTTTCCACACTGTTTGCCTGCCGTTCGTTTTCACTAAAATTAAGAACACATATCAACAACCCAGGCATGGTGCCAAACCTGCGTGAGCTTCATGGTTCGCGAGATGAAAATGATTGTCATGTTGATAAATGTGTTTGACACGTACTGATGTGAGCTCGGTTTCAGAAGAAATGAATATTTCTACACATAAGATGTCATTAATGAATGTGACATAAAAATCATAAACACATTAAATACTACTAAATACAAAGTTCATAACTACGGAAGCGTATTTTTTATGCCAGAACAACAGTAAAGAAACATATTCAAATAGTAGAGTACCACAACATTTGGTGCAGCATATTCAATAATATACATGTAGATTGAAGAAGGGTGGGAGGTTGGAACATACGGTCATTTAGTGGAATATCGTAAAAGATTGATGTATACACCATAAATATTCGAAAGTGtaaattttctttcgcctCTACGTTTCGAAGTCCTCACTTTACTGCATTCCCCTAAGAATGAATAATGTAATTGTTCCGCTGACGCCCGTTTGCGGTTacaacgacaaaaaaaggaatcacAAACATGCCATCCATTCATTTATGCGAGATAGCTGAACCGATTGAGTTGTCTCATCTACATGAAAAATGCTCTATATAGGGATCACTTTTCTGGCTCTGAGAAAATGATATATGATAGGAAAAGATATATTCTCTTTGAGAATGTAAAAGGAAACACTCAAATTGTCAGTGAATGTATAagattatgtttttgttttctattaaaAAATTCAGCTAATTgaactaagaaaaacacattatcATGTTTATATTACAATCTCGCATCTTGTTACAAACTACGAGTTGGATTGATTAACATACATATAAATTACTCAAGAAACATTCATATGCTAAGTATTCGACGTGACACAATAAATTATACCTCGCGGCATTTGTTGTATCTATTTCTATATTTAAGTAGGATTAGGCTTGCTGGTATCATAAAACTAGCTGCTCGCACACGTATCTGACCACTCAGTGACGAATGGATAGAGTATGTTAAATTAGACAGGAAACAAGATGAGTGCTTGTAGTGTTTCTGTGGTAGCCGGCACTTCAgtggatttaaaataaataaattggtaTACAGAATAAGTTAACTGCTTAGGGTTGCTTATTGCGAAAAGCAATCAATCAACATTTACAGCCGCAAGAATTGCTTGCTGGTGCTTTGAAgctatatttaaaataaaacaatatcgAAGGTGGATGAAGTGATAAGGTGATTGTGCACGCAAAGAGATGAAAATGTCCGTTTCGAGTTaagttcttttattttataaattaatcGTTAGAgtgaatcgaatttcaaatgaaagattaaaatatcatTCACTTCCTCCAAATGAAACTCTCAGACCCCGTTGGAAGGTTCGGCTCGACACTTAAGAAATCAACACTTTTACTTTTGAATGTTTCTGTTTCTGTGCAGCTGCGATTTGGTTTTGATGAACGTGACATTTTTATCACATACGCCCCAGAAAGAGAAAGACTACCGTTACAGATTTTATATGACAGGTGCTATTACTGAAATCACAAAAACTGATGTAGATAGATGTCGTTCAACTTTCCGATGGTGCATGGtatttttactcttttttgaTACGGAATGCTTCATATTTGAAACTTAACATCAGAGGCATCTCCAAGGTTTTCCGAACGTATTTCACATCCGCTGCAACAAATCATTTTCATGGACGAGTAATCTTATACAAGTTGATTGGGTTTCTATAGGTTTCTGCTTCACAGATTCACGACACCTACTCACTGAATTAAGTATACGATCTTCATTAGAAGTAGAGCCTATGTAC
Above is a window of Anopheles coustani unplaced genomic scaffold, idAnoCousDA_361_x.2 scaffold_12_ctg1, whole genome shotgun sequence DNA encoding:
- the LOC131271222 gene encoding farnesol dehydrogenase-like; this translates as MASNGANAGNESGETASPPTSVRLDICERMKRWEGKVAVVTGASGAIGGAIAKELVKAGMIVCALSRRRDKVEKLRASLFDVAGNLNCVECDITEEEDVKHAFGWIANTYGGVDILVNNAGVITKCLLTEKNNTRDLYTTMETNIIGLCLCTREAVKSMKLRDVKGHIININSIFGHKVHQAVPGTRPLNGMYPASKYAVTAITECIRQELIYLDTGCKVTSISPGLVEGDILSTVSSNENEIVKYMPKLKPEDVAEAVLYAITTPDNVQIHDLVIKPMGEFL